In one window of Lewinella sp. 4G2 DNA:
- a CDS encoding MIP/aquaporin family protein, protein MHSYLSEFIGTAVLLLLGCGVNANVSLKGTYGKASGWIVISFGWAMAVFVGVFISAEASGAHLNPAVTLALAMAKDFPWAEVPGYLLAQVAGGITGASLAWLQYRPHYAAETEPATILGTFSTGPAIKDTVSNFVSEVLATFAFVLAVLFLAGPSFGDQEVGLGSLDALPVALLVLAIGLSLGGTTGYAINPARDLGPRIAHAFLPIPGKGGSNWGYAWIPIVGPLAGAALAALAFLALA, encoded by the coding sequence ATGCACAGTTACCTCTCAGAATTTATCGGAACCGCCGTCCTCTTGCTCTTGGGTTGCGGCGTCAACGCCAACGTCAGCCTCAAGGGCACTTACGGAAAGGCAAGCGGCTGGATCGTTATTTCTTTCGGCTGGGCGATGGCCGTTTTCGTCGGCGTTTTCATCTCGGCCGAGGCCAGTGGCGCTCACTTGAATCCTGCCGTCACGCTGGCCCTGGCGATGGCCAAGGATTTTCCCTGGGCGGAAGTCCCCGGTTACCTGTTGGCCCAGGTGGCGGGCGGCATAACCGGTGCCAGCCTGGCGTGGTTGCAGTACCGGCCGCACTACGCGGCGGAGACGGAACCAGCTACTATTCTGGGCACCTTCAGTACGGGCCCCGCCATCAAGGATACCGTTTCGAATTTCGTGAGCGAGGTGCTCGCCACGTTCGCTTTCGTGTTGGCCGTGTTGTTCCTGGCCGGTCCTTCATTTGGGGATCAGGAGGTAGGCCTCGGGTCACTCGATGCCCTTCCCGTCGCCCTGCTGGTACTCGCTATTGGCCTTTCCCTGGGTGGCACGACGGGGTACGCCATCAACCCAGCGCGTGACCTCGGTCCGCGGATCGCCCACGCGTTTTTGCCCATCCCCGGCAAGGGAGGGAGCAACTGGGGCTATGCCTGGATTCCCATCGTAGGTCCCCTGGCCGGCGCTGCCCTCGCCGCGCTGGCGTTTTTGGCCCTCGCCTGA
- a CDS encoding glycosyltransferase gives MTVALTIILILCVLGVLHTYVIYPFLTIRRALPQVERDWNEPIPTADWPPVYVLMAVHNEEAVLREKMESLLTQDYRGQLNFLIGSDNSSDATNDILREYQQRESRLSPTLFTSRQGKPAIINQLAHQAGPEGVYIITDASVMLRPDTITELVQPMLRDEQLAVVDTTMVQTGGTATGIGAAETEYIDREVQLKRAEGMLYGTMIGPFGGCYALRAAAFRPVPDRFLVDDFYLCMSAYELGYRGISSPTAIVEESVGQHIHEEFRRKVRISSGNWQNLIRFRSLWWFPTKSKLAWSFFSHKVLRWWTPFLLLIGALAWLGLALCTGNHWVWLSFTVLSGLVLTGALADVLLSDAGIHVSALRKLRYFLAMNVALLVGFYRYLTGISTNVWQPSNRH, from the coding sequence GTGACGGTTGCCCTGACAATTATCCTGATTTTATGCGTACTTGGCGTGCTGCACACGTACGTCATTTACCCCTTCCTGACGATCAGGCGGGCGCTGCCGCAGGTAGAAAGAGATTGGAATGAACCCATCCCCACGGCTGACTGGCCACCGGTTTACGTACTGATGGCCGTCCACAACGAGGAAGCGGTCCTCCGGGAGAAAATGGAGTCACTCCTCACCCAGGATTACCGGGGTCAACTTAATTTTCTGATCGGCAGCGATAACAGTAGCGACGCCACCAACGATATTCTGAGGGAATACCAGCAGCGGGAATCCCGTCTCTCCCCTACCCTCTTTACTTCCCGCCAGGGGAAGCCCGCCATCATCAACCAACTCGCCCATCAGGCGGGGCCGGAGGGCGTTTACATCATCACCGACGCCAGCGTAATGCTGCGGCCGGACACCATCACCGAGCTCGTCCAACCGATGTTGCGGGATGAGCAACTGGCCGTCGTCGATACCACCATGGTCCAGACCGGCGGCACGGCCACGGGCATCGGCGCGGCGGAAACGGAATACATCGACCGTGAAGTCCAACTCAAGCGGGCCGAGGGTATGCTGTACGGAACGATGATTGGCCCTTTCGGTGGCTGCTACGCCCTGCGCGCCGCCGCGTTTCGCCCCGTACCGGATCGGTTTTTGGTGGATGATTTCTACCTGTGCATGTCCGCCTACGAATTAGGTTACCGCGGGATTAGCAGCCCTACGGCCATTGTAGAAGAAAGCGTCGGGCAGCACATCCACGAAGAGTTCCGCCGGAAGGTGCGCATAAGTAGTGGGAACTGGCAGAACCTGATTCGCTTTCGCAGCTTGTGGTGGTTCCCCACGAAATCCAAGTTGGCCTGGAGTTTCTTCAGCCACAAGGTCCTCCGATGGTGGACGCCCTTTTTGCTCCTAATTGGCGCTTTGGCCTGGCTGGGATTAGCCCTTTGCACGGGCAACCATTGGGTGTGGTTATCGTTTACTGTACTCAGCGGTTTGGTCCTCACGGGTGCGCTTGCGGACGTATTGTTGTCCGATGCTGGCATCCACGTCAGCGCCCTTCGAAAACTGCGTTATTTTTTGGCGATGAACGTGGCCCTCCTGGTCGGCTTCTACCGCTACCTCACCGGAATCTCTACCAATGTCTGGCAACCAAGCAACCGTCACTAG